One region of Wyeomyia smithii strain HCP4-BCI-WySm-NY-G18 chromosome 3, ASM2978416v1, whole genome shotgun sequence genomic DNA includes:
- the LOC129728058 gene encoding sodium-coupled monocarboxylate transporter 1-like has product MSLSESWKELYKFSVIDYGVFASMLILSAGCGIYFGFFQRSTKQTPESSDDESPGPPGSRSSQSKRTTTFGSSTMDEYLLGSRKLKTFPVAMSLVAGYISGVTILGTPAEIYNFGTQYWLIIIPILLMGVAVCTIYLPVFCSLKLNSSYEYLELRFNSYVRSVASIMFVLDELFFLPMIIYVPALAFNQVTGFNLYIIGAIVCVVCIFYTLLGGIKAVVFTDAWQVVVMFISVVVVVILGTITIGSPDIIWDRSEAGSRINFFNFDPSFYERQTFWGVLIGGFFYWTSFNSVNQTMVQRYMSLPNLKKAKMSIGMFTVGMGVFVSVCCYAGLLIYAHYYQCDPMSVGFVTTDDQLFPHYVMEIVGHLQGIPGLFIAGVFGAALSSLSVVLNSTSAVLLEDILKGLFRVNPSPFVANIFVRGSVVVLGLAAMGCLFVIEKLGGILSVATSLSAIAAGTTCGIFTLGMLVPWSNSLGALVGGISGALLSGWVSLGAQFASANGAIVPHKLPVSVDGCPDDLLTNSTIINPIYPDESTIFPLFRLSYHWITPIGVLTVMIVGTIVSFVTEPRNLKDIDPELISPVIHRFLPQECFGNYGTASKDASVNFSEELRPTYGTQRSTSKLKRSL; this is encoded by the exons ATGTCGCTTTCGGAGAGCTGGAAGGAGCTGTACAAGTTCAGCGTGATAGACTATGGCGTGTTCGCGTCGATGCTTATTCTTTCGGCCGGATGTGGCATATATTTCGGCTTCTTCCAACGGTCCACCAAGCAGACGCCGGAGAGCAGCGATGATGAAAGTCCGGGGCCCCCGGGTAGCCGCAGTAGTCAGAGCAAGCGGACAACCACGTTCGGTTCTTCCACGATGGATGAGTATCTGCTTGGTTCGCGGAAGTTGAAAACCTTTCCGGTGGCGATGAGCCTCGTAGCTGGGTACATATCGGGAGTCACTATTCTGGGTACGCCGGCGGAGATTTACAACTTCGGTACGCAATATTGGTTGATCATAATTCCGATTCTTCTTATGGGGGTTGCGGTTTGTACGATCTATCTGCCGGTGTTCTGCTCGCTGAAGCTGAATTCGTCTTATGAG tatttagAGTTGCGCTTCAACTCTTACGTGAGATCGGTAGCATCCATAATGTTTGTACTTGATGAG CTTTTCTTCCTACCGATGATAATCTACGTTCCGGCGCTGGCGTTCAACCAAg tGACTGGTTTTAACCTGTACATAATTGGTGCGATTGTATGTGTTGTGTGTATATTTTATACGCTATTG GGTGGCATAAAAGCGGTGGTATTCACCGATGCGTGGCAGGTAGTGGTGATGTTCATATCCGTTGTCGTCGTGGTGATCCTGGGTACGATAACGATCGGTAGTCCCGACATAATTTGGGATCGTTCTGAAGCTGGTAGTCGGATTAACTTTTTCAA TTTTGACCCGTCCTTCTACGAGCGGCAAACATTCTGGGGAGTTCTGATCGGTGGGTTCTTCTACTGGACCTCATTTAACTCGGTGAACCAAACCATGGTACAACGCTACATGTCACTGCCAAATCTAAAGAAAGCTAAAAT GTCCATCGGGATGTTTACTGTTGGAATGGGTGTGTTCGTGTCAGTTTGCTGTTATGCGGGGCTGTTAATTTATGCTCATTATTATCAGTGTGATCCAATGTCGGTTGGATTTGTGACAACGGACGATCAGCTGTTTCCTCACTATGTGATGGAAATTGTCGGTCACTTACAGGGAATTCCGGGTCTATTCATAGCCGGTGTGTTTGGAGCCGCTCTCAGTTCATTATCAGTGGTGCTGAACTCTACTTCAGCGGTATTGTTGGAAGACATACTTAAAGGGTTATTCCGCGTTAATCCGAGTCCTTTTGTGGCCAATATTTTTGTTAGGGGCAGTGTAGTAGTACTTGGATTAGCCGCAATGGGTTGCTTGTTTGTAATTGAGAAACTAGGAGGAATACTCAGTGTCGCGACGTCGTTATCGGCTATTGCTGCTGGGACCACATGTGGAATCTTCACTCTTGGAATGTTGGTTCCGTGGAGTAATTCTTTAGGCGCTTTAGTTGGGGGCATTTCGGGGGCACTGCTGTCCGGTTGGGTATCGCTTGGAGCGCAATTTGCGAGTGCCAATGGCGCAATAGTGCCTCATAAATTGCCAGTCTCAGTTGATGGTTGCCCAGATGATCTGCTAACTAACAGTACTATCATAAACCCAATTTACCCTGATGAATCAACGATATTTCCACTGTTTCGGCTATCATACCATTGGATCACTCCAATTGGTGTTTTGACCGTAATGATAGTAGGCACTATCGTATCGTTTGTAACGGAGCCGAGAAATCTTAAGGATATCGATCCGGAGCTGATTTCACCAGTCATTCACCGTTTTCTGCCACAAGAATGTTTTGGCAATTATGGAACCGCATCCAAAGATGCTTCGGTTAATTTCAGTGAAGAGTTGCGTCCCACGTATGGAACTCAAAGATCG acgTCCAAATTGAAACGATCCCTTTGA